In Aquimarina sp. TRL1, a single window of DNA contains:
- a CDS encoding RagB/SusD family nutrient uptake outer membrane protein: MKRIIILAWASLLTISCDHELDIAPQASLVEGVITFDKEWVGQQLISSYAMLDGNPGYFWAPASNWALGDVASDDFYKGSSIDDQPQLNDVERYTPGTTNIYLSRKWKAMYEGISRANQTLSSIAIAIENGESEEALSVLGGEAKFLRAYYHFEIKKIWNNIPYMTEALTTTPPNDVDVWPLIEEDLLAAIAVLPEMQDDAGRATSWIAKAYLAKAHMFQNDFAAAKPVLDDIISGGPFQLVPYYHDNFNGEKDNNSESVFAVQNSVNDGGDGFINGNRGNRLNHPYASDAPGGGCCGFFQPSQNLVNAFKTDADGLPLLDTFNDEDVHSDQGVSSEEPFTPYAGNLDPRLDWTVGRRGIEYLGWGAMPGSRWVRDQSNGGPYVGKKHEVLKSQEGTISAAGAPQYNAINTPLIRYADVLLWRAEIHADEGQLTEAMNLVNMIRARAANPEGFVKNEGGTPAANYVISEYTSFPDRDYAIKAVRFERRLELASEGHRFFDMVRWGIASQVLNEYVSEEATKRVYLNGASFTSGKNEYYPIPLDAINAAKGALKQNPGY; the protein is encoded by the coding sequence ATGAAAAGAATAATAATACTAGCATGGGCGAGTCTATTGACTATTTCATGCGATCATGAGCTGGATATAGCTCCGCAAGCCTCTCTGGTAGAAGGGGTGATTACATTCGATAAAGAATGGGTAGGACAGCAATTAATCAGTTCCTACGCTATGTTAGATGGAAACCCTGGATATTTTTGGGCTCCGGCTTCTAACTGGGCACTTGGTGATGTAGCATCTGATGATTTTTATAAAGGATCCTCTATTGATGATCAACCACAGTTAAATGATGTAGAACGATATACTCCGGGAACTACAAATATCTATTTGTCTAGAAAATGGAAAGCCATGTATGAAGGAATTTCCAGAGCGAATCAAACGCTAAGCTCTATTGCTATTGCTATTGAAAATGGGGAGTCAGAAGAAGCCTTATCAGTATTGGGGGGAGAAGCCAAGTTTCTGAGAGCGTATTATCATTTCGAGATCAAAAAAATATGGAATAATATTCCGTATATGACAGAAGCGTTAACTACTACGCCTCCTAATGATGTGGATGTTTGGCCGTTGATAGAAGAAGATCTACTGGCAGCAATTGCAGTATTGCCGGAAATGCAGGATGATGCAGGAAGAGCTACCTCATGGATTGCCAAAGCGTATTTGGCAAAAGCGCATATGTTTCAAAATGACTTTGCAGCTGCTAAGCCAGTATTGGATGATATTATAAGTGGCGGACCGTTTCAATTAGTCCCTTATTATCACGATAATTTTAATGGAGAAAAAGACAATAATTCAGAATCTGTTTTTGCTGTTCAGAATTCTGTAAATGATGGAGGAGACGGATTTATTAATGGTAACAGAGGAAACCGACTAAATCACCCGTATGCATCAGATGCTCCGGGAGGAGGATGCTGCGGGTTTTTTCAACCAAGTCAAAACCTTGTCAATGCCTTTAAAACAGATGCAGATGGCCTCCCTTTATTAGATACATTTAATGATGAAGATGTTCATAGTGACCAGGGAGTGAGTTCTGAAGAACCCTTTACTCCATACGCAGGGAATTTGGACCCAAGATTAGATTGGACAGTAGGACGAAGAGGGATTGAATACCTAGGATGGGGAGCAATGCCAGGATCCAGATGGGTACGTGATCAATCCAATGGAGGACCGTATGTAGGTAAGAAGCATGAGGTGTTAAAATCACAGGAAGGAACCATCTCTGCTGCAGGAGCGCCACAGTATAATGCAATTAATACTCCATTGATTCGATATGCGGATGTGTTGTTGTGGAGGGCAGAAATTCATGCAGATGAAGGACAATTAACAGAAGCGATGAATCTGGTAAATATGATTCGAGCAAGAGCAGCAAATCCCGAAGGTTTTGTGAAAAATGAAGGAGGAACTCCCGCTGCGAATTACGTGATTAGCGAGTATACATCATTTCCGGATAGAGACTATGCTATAAAAGCAGTACGGTTTGAAAGAAGGTTAGAACTCGCTTCAGAAGGACACCGTTTCTTTGATATGGTACGATGGGGAATTGCCTCTCAGGTACTCAATGAATATGTAAGCGAAGAAGCAACCAAACGGGTATATCTTAACGGAGCAAGTTTTACATCGGGGAAAAATGAATATTACCCGATACCATTAGACGCTATTAATGCCGCTAAAGGTGCTTTGAAGCAAAATCCGGGTTATTAA
- a CDS encoding TonB-dependent receptor has product MKKKINNIFFVVPFLFFVNMAWAQEIVLTGKVMDGDGMLLPGVNVIIEGSSKGTQTDFDGKYTLQVHKGEVVLYSYLGMETQKYIVGESIVYDVVLVEASSQLGEVVVTGYSKQSVRNITGSVSVVKAEDIAATSPVDIEQSLQGLASGVTVGSEGGPGGAAMVRIRGFGTINNNDPLYVIDGTPTTTGINQLNPADIESVQILKDASSAAIYGFRAANGVILITTKGGKYNGGATITFNSSFGVDSVPESAFPDLLSPQEIANVIWTRFKNDGFAPSHPQYGSGETPVLPNYLTPTGADVADESTYDPRTNKITKANKEGTDWFDAYFNDAFVQNYNLGMSGGSENVRFHVGLGALKQEGVALKTFYDRYTLRVNSEFKASKSFRIGESFNISYSDRVGSIGNQSTGGDISFLYRAQPIIPVHDIAGNYAGPQSVGLGNGINPVASAIRNKDNLSRRFRAIGNVYAEADLIEGLTFKTNMGLNYDTTHSSFYVFLNPEVAEPNSVNRLIESNGYTISSTWYNTLSYSKALGDHTIDAMLGTEYHKTQSKFLSASRTDFFTDDLDYRYLDRGTGTRDNNGGGVKSAYFSAFGKLDYNYDNRYLASFSLRRDATSKFSKSKRSDYFPSYSVAWRLSNEAFMEDVSFINDLKIKAGYGELGNESIPQGRIFSQYLNDDNTNYDIGGSNSSVVPGYSLFIHGNKDLEWETTKTKNIGIDGAFLDNKVSFGIEYYQALTDRLLVQDQADITLIGYAQSKFINAGSVENKGFDISLGYNDKLNENFSYNLALNVSSYKNTVKSLSDNPDYFLVGSVARETRPSRTQAGQPIASFHGFVIDGIIQDQADLDQTGDYLGKGIGTFKYRDLNGDGIINDEDRDFIGSPHPDFTYSLNMGAAYKNFDFSLFFQGSQGNDIYNFTKFFTDFNSFPGAKSRDYLNSWSPTNRGGRLPLLSNNPAEHYSSASSYYIEDGSYLRLKNVQLGYTLPEDVTSKLKIDKLRLYLQAKNLFTWTKYTGLDPEINLQRYGGDSVNLDIGIDRGAYPVTQSFLLGVNLTL; this is encoded by the coding sequence ATAAAGGAGAAGTTGTCTTGTATAGCTATTTAGGAATGGAAACCCAAAAATATATTGTAGGAGAATCGATAGTGTATGATGTCGTATTAGTCGAAGCTTCAAGTCAGTTAGGGGAGGTTGTTGTAACGGGATATTCTAAGCAATCTGTAAGGAATATTACAGGTTCTGTAAGTGTTGTTAAGGCAGAAGATATAGCTGCGACCTCACCGGTGGATATAGAACAATCATTGCAAGGACTAGCGTCAGGAGTTACAGTAGGATCAGAAGGAGGTCCGGGAGGAGCTGCAATGGTTCGAATCCGGGGATTCGGAACGATTAACAATAATGACCCGCTATATGTAATTGATGGAACACCAACTACAACAGGAATTAACCAGTTAAATCCTGCGGATATAGAATCTGTGCAAATCCTGAAAGATGCCTCTTCGGCAGCTATATATGGATTTAGAGCAGCAAACGGAGTTATTCTCATAACGACAAAAGGAGGAAAATACAATGGAGGAGCTACTATAACATTTAATTCTAGTTTTGGAGTAGATAGTGTCCCTGAATCAGCATTTCCAGACTTATTATCTCCGCAGGAAATAGCTAATGTAATCTGGACACGATTTAAAAATGATGGATTCGCTCCTTCTCATCCACAATACGGTAGTGGAGAAACTCCGGTGTTACCTAATTATCTGACACCAACAGGTGCCGATGTAGCGGATGAATCTACCTATGATCCAAGGACAAATAAGATAACGAAGGCTAATAAAGAAGGAACTGATTGGTTTGATGCCTATTTTAATGATGCTTTTGTACAAAACTACAATTTAGGAATGTCAGGAGGGTCTGAAAATGTGAGATTTCATGTCGGTTTAGGAGCGTTAAAACAAGAAGGAGTTGCGCTAAAAACATTTTATGATAGATATACATTACGAGTAAATTCAGAATTTAAGGCATCTAAATCTTTTAGGATAGGAGAATCATTTAATATTTCATATTCAGATAGAGTGGGGTCTATTGGTAATCAGTCTACAGGAGGAGATATTTCTTTCCTGTATAGAGCCCAACCGATTATTCCTGTACATGATATAGCAGGGAATTATGCGGGACCTCAAAGTGTGGGATTAGGAAATGGAATTAATCCGGTAGCAAGTGCTATCCGTAATAAAGATAATTTATCCCGTAGATTTAGAGCGATTGGAAATGTATATGCAGAAGCAGATTTGATAGAAGGGCTTACTTTTAAAACTAATATGGGACTAAATTATGATACAACACATAGTTCCTTTTATGTTTTTCTCAATCCGGAAGTGGCAGAACCTAATTCTGTTAATAGACTGATCGAAAGCAATGGGTATACAATATCTTCGACCTGGTATAACACACTTAGTTATTCCAAAGCATTAGGTGATCATACAATTGATGCAATGCTAGGAACAGAATATCATAAAACTCAAAGTAAGTTTCTAAGTGCTTCCAGAACAGATTTTTTTACAGATGATCTGGATTACAGATACCTTGATAGAGGGACAGGAACCAGAGATAATAACGGAGGAGGAGTAAAAAGTGCTTACTTTTCAGCCTTCGGAAAATTGGATTACAATTATGATAATCGATATTTAGCATCTTTTTCTTTGAGAAGAGACGCTACCTCTAAATTTTCTAAAAGTAAAAGATCCGATTATTTTCCATCGTATAGTGTCGCATGGAGATTGTCTAATGAAGCTTTTATGGAAGATGTTTCTTTTATAAACGATCTTAAAATTAAAGCAGGATATGGAGAGTTAGGAAATGAAAGTATTCCGCAAGGACGAATTTTTAGTCAGTATCTTAATGATGACAATACCAATTATGATATTGGTGGAAGTAATTCCAGTGTAGTTCCAGGATATAGCCTGTTTATTCACGGGAATAAAGACCTGGAATGGGAAACTACCAAAACAAAAAATATAGGAATTGACGGGGCATTTTTAGATAACAAAGTTAGTTTTGGGATAGAATATTATCAGGCACTTACTGATAGGTTACTGGTACAGGACCAGGCAGATATTACCTTGATAGGATATGCGCAATCAAAATTTATAAATGCTGGTTCTGTAGAGAATAAAGGATTTGATATTTCTTTAGGATATAATGATAAACTCAATGAAAATTTCTCATATAATCTGGCACTTAATGTCTCTTCATATAAAAATACAGTAAAGAGTTTGTCTGATAATCCAGATTACTTTTTAGTAGGAAGTGTAGCAAGAGAAACAAGACCTTCCAGAACACAAGCAGGGCAACCGATCGCTTCTTTTCATGGGTTTGTTATTGATGGGATTATCCAGGATCAGGCAGATTTGGATCAGACTGGAGATTATTTAGGAAAGGGAATAGGGACCTTTAAATATCGAGATCTTAATGGAGATGGTATTATTAATGATGAAGATCGTGATTTTATAGGGAGTCCGCATCCTGATTTTACTTATAGTCTTAATATGGGAGCAGCGTATAAAAATTTCGATTTTAGCCTGTTTTTTCAAGGAAGTCAAGGGAATGACATCTATAATTTTACAAAATTCTTTACGGATTTTAACAGTTTTCCGGGAGCTAAGAGCCGCGATTATTTAAATTCCTGGAGTCCGACAAACAGAGGAGGGCGATTGCCACTGTTGTCTAATAATCCTGCAGAACACTATTCGAGTGCGAGTAGTTATTATATAGAAGATGGATCGTATCTACGATTAAAGAATGTTCAATTGGGGTATACATTACCAGAAGACGTTACTTCTAAACTAAAAATCGATAAACTAAGGTTGTATTTGCAGGCTAAAAACTTATTCACCTGGACTAAATATACAGGTCTAGATCCTGAAATTAATTTACAACGTTATGGAGGAGATTCTGTAAATCTCGATATAGGAATTGACAGAGGAGCTTATCCAGTTACACAGTCTTTTTTATTGGGAGTTAACCTTACGTTATAG